In a single window of the Bacteroidota bacterium genome:
- the hemB gene encoding porphobilinogen synthase — protein sequence MNIIQRPRRNRRNAIIRDMVAETRLSSNMFIYPYFVTHGNGVVNPISAMPGVNHFSVDTLLKDAEKGLKAGINKLLLFGVGEEKSEDGHTAHGESSIVPAAVKALKNAFGNDVYVITDVCVCAYTTHGHCGILHHGEVQNDSSVQLLSRMALAHAQAGADMVAPSDMMDGRVGAIRETLDSNGFEHTALMSYAVKFASAYYGPFREAADSSPQQGDRKAYQMDARNGNEAIREALLDVQEGADIIMVKPALAYLDIIRRVKDQVNVPVACYNVSGEYSMVKNAAAAGLIDEPRIVMENMTAFARAGADIIITYHARDIVEKGWL from the coding sequence ATGAACATTATTCAGCGCCCCCGCCGCAACCGTCGAAACGCTATTATCCGCGATATGGTGGCCGAAACAAGGCTCAGCAGCAATATGTTTATTTATCCGTATTTCGTGACACACGGAAACGGGGTGGTGAATCCGATTTCGGCCATGCCGGGTGTAAATCACTTCTCGGTGGATACGTTATTGAAGGATGCAGAGAAAGGATTGAAAGCCGGAATAAACAAGCTGCTGTTGTTTGGTGTAGGTGAAGAAAAAAGCGAAGACGGACACACTGCACACGGCGAAAGCAGTATTGTGCCTGCCGCTGTGAAGGCGCTGAAAAATGCGTTTGGTAATGATGTATATGTAATTACCGATGTATGCGTATGTGCTTACACCACGCACGGACATTGCGGCATTTTGCATCATGGCGAAGTACAGAACGACAGTTCGGTGCAGCTGCTTTCGCGCATGGCGCTGGCACATGCACAGGCCGGGGCCGATATGGTGGCACCATCAGACATGATGGACGGCCGTGTGGGCGCCATACGTGAAACGCTCGACAGCAATGGCTTTGAGCACACGGCGCTAATGTCGTATGCGGTAAAATTTGCCTCGGCGTACTACGGCCCGTTCCGTGAAGCTGCCGATTCATCGCCCCAGCAGGGCGACAGAAAAGCCTATCAGATGGATGCGCGCAACGGCAACGAAGCCATACGCGAGGCACTGCTGGATGTGCAGGAAGGCGCAGACATAATTATGGTGAAACCGGCGCTGGCTTATCTCGATATTATACGCCGCGTAAAAGACCAAGTAAATGTGCCGGTGGCCTGCTACAATGTTTCGGGCGAATACAGCATGGTGAAAAATGCCGCTGCTGCCGGACTAATTGACGAGCCGCGCATTGTAATGGAAAACATGACAGCCTTTGCCCGTGCCGGTGCTGATATTATCATTACCTATCACGCACGCGACATTGTAGAAAAAGGCTGGCTGTAG
- the hemC gene encoding hydroxymethylbilane synthase, whose product MQRKITIATRGSDLALWQARFVQSELQRNGIASELLILKTQGDNIQHLSFDKLEGKGFFTKEIEEAVLSGAADLAVHSHKDLPTESPEGLAVAAVSYREDPRELLLIRKEAVDKYNKFHLRKNAVVGTSSARRKSLLRGFRPDVSITDLRGNVPTRIEKLRSGQYDAILLAAAGVGRLGLDLSDLHVEELPAHEFIPAPAQGVLALQTRDNDHELIAALQQIHHPDVQACIAVERRILNLLEGGCHLPLGAYCEEDDGNFKVWTALADSADQSPRMICLESRQPEELPERVLRRLHSIKPASVAITRDLRQGDVFQQLLEAAGCTVHGVALIETRRVQLAKVPEASWVFFSSKHAVKHFLAQAEIPQGAKIAAVGKGTSDELRKHNLRADFIGGGNDTRITGKQFAARAGRDRVLFPQAKGSMRTVQQQLPAAQVINLIVYETIERPASELPDADVLVITSPSNAEACFAQRKPRSGQEIVAMGHATQSALREMGITRCTLPATFDDAGLVQATFAVLSRNEII is encoded by the coding sequence ATGCAACGCAAAATCACCATTGCCACACGCGGAAGCGACCTTGCGCTCTGGCAGGCTCGCTTTGTACAAAGCGAACTTCAGCGCAACGGCATCGCCTCTGAACTGCTTATTCTCAAAACGCAGGGCGATAACATCCAGCACCTGAGCTTCGACAAACTCGAAGGCAAGGGTTTTTTTACCAAAGAAATTGAAGAAGCGGTGCTCAGCGGCGCGGCTGATCTGGCCGTGCATTCGCACAAGGATTTGCCCACCGAATCGCCCGAAGGGCTTGCCGTAGCAGCAGTTTCGTACCGCGAAGATCCGCGCGAACTGCTGCTCATACGCAAAGAGGCGGTTGACAAATACAACAAATTTCACCTGCGCAAAAATGCGGTGGTGGGCACATCCTCCGCACGCCGTAAATCGCTGCTGCGCGGCTTCCGGCCCGATGTAAGCATTACCGATCTGCGCGGCAATGTACCCACGCGCATCGAAAAACTGCGCAGCGGACAATACGACGCCATCCTGCTTGCCGCCGCGGGCGTGGGCCGACTCGGGCTCGATCTGAGCGACCTGCATGTGGAAGAACTGCCCGCACACGAATTTATTCCCGCACCCGCGCAAGGTGTACTCGCCCTGCAAACCCGCGATAACGACCACGAGCTTATTGCCGCCCTGCAACAGATTCATCACCCCGATGTGCAGGCCTGCATTGCCGTGGAGCGCCGCATCCTCAACCTGCTCGAAGGCGGTTGCCACCTGCCGCTGGGCGCCTACTGCGAAGAAGACGATGGCAACTTTAAAGTCTGGACCGCACTGGCCGACAGCGCCGATCAGTCGCCGCGCATGATTTGCCTCGAATCGCGCCAGCCCGAAGAATTGCCGGAGCGCGTACTGCGCCGGTTGCACAGCATCAAACCCGCATCGGTTGCCATTACCCGCGACCTGCGTCAGGGTGATGTGTTTCAGCAACTGCTCGAAGCGGCGGGCTGCACGGTACACGGCGTGGCACTCATTGAAACCCGGCGCGTGCAGCTTGCAAAAGTGCCCGAGGCAAGCTGGGTGTTCTTTTCGAGCAAGCATGCCGTGAAACATTTTCTGGCACAGGCCGAAATTCCGCAAGGCGCCAAAATAGCCGCCGTAGGCAAAGGCACCTCCGACGAACTGCGCAAGCATAACCTCCGCGCCGATTTCATAGGCGGCGGCAACGATACACGCATTACCGGCAAGCAGTTTGCCGCACGTGCCGGCCGCGACCGCGTGCTTTTTCCGCAGGCCAAAGGCAGCATGCGTACCGTGCAGCAGCAGCTTCCTGCCGCGCAGGTAATCAACCTCATTGTGTATGAAACCATTGAGCGCCCCGCCTCCGAACTGCCCGATGCCGATGTGCTGGTAATCACCAGCCCGTCGAATGCCGAAGCCTGCTTTGCACAACGCAAGCCACGCAGCGGACAGGAAATTGTAGCCATGGGTCACGCCACACAAAGCGCCCTCCGCGAAATGGGCATTACACGCTGCACACTGCCTGCCACATTTGATGATGCAGGATTGGTACAGGCCACATTTGCCGTACTGAGCCGGAACGAAATCATTTAA
- the hemA gene encoding glutamyl-tRNA reductase produces MQEIQVIAFTHKTIGVDDIGRYHLSDDVRAARLQGLKAACGLSELMYLSTCNRVEFVFVRDEHTDSEFLAQFFGCFLNTDSPELIAEAVETGAVYRGQDALEHIFRVASSLDSLVVGEREIITQVRNAFEESAAMGLTGDIIRLVIKKTIETAKAVYTETAIARNPVSVVSLAYRKLRALNVQLDARILIVGSGVTNTAMARYLRKHGFTRFSIFNRTQANAEKLALEIGGNAYPLTALDTFAGGFEVIVTCTGADHAVITPAIYRQLAQGDRTRKVVIDLAVPNDLDPEILNAWDVNLIAVNNLQEVAQENLKEREKELDRCNAIIGASAEAFRTELKTRRIELAMRHVPSKVKEIRDTAVNSVFAREIEQLDPASRELLDRVLGYVEKKYISVPMKMAREILTAEAARS; encoded by the coding sequence GTGCAAGAGATTCAGGTCATAGCATTTACTCACAAAACCATCGGTGTTGACGACATTGGTCGCTATCATTTAAGCGATGATGTGCGTGCTGCACGCCTGCAGGGGCTAAAAGCAGCCTGCGGCCTGTCGGAACTGATGTACCTGAGCACCTGCAACCGTGTAGAATTTGTGTTTGTGCGCGATGAACATACCGATTCAGAATTCCTTGCACAGTTTTTTGGCTGTTTCCTCAATACCGATTCACCCGAACTTATTGCCGAAGCCGTGGAAACGGGAGCGGTGTATCGCGGGCAGGATGCGCTGGAGCATATTTTCCGGGTGGCTTCCTCGCTCGATTCGCTGGTGGTGGGTGAACGCGAAATCATTACCCAGGTGCGCAACGCATTTGAGGAATCGGCAGCCATGGGGCTTACCGGCGACATCATTCGTCTGGTAATCAAAAAAACCATCGAAACAGCCAAGGCTGTGTACACCGAAACAGCCATTGCACGCAATCCGGTTTCGGTAGTATCACTCGCCTACCGCAAGCTGCGCGCACTTAACGTGCAGCTCGACGCACGCATTCTTATTGTCGGTTCGGGTGTAACCAACACGGCCATGGCGCGCTACCTGCGCAAGCACGGTTTCACCCGTTTCAGCATCTTCAACCGCACACAGGCCAATGCCGAAAAGCTGGCGCTGGAAATTGGCGGAAATGCATATCCGCTCACTGCACTCGACACATTTGCCGGCGGCTTTGAGGTAATTGTAACCTGCACCGGAGCCGATCACGCCGTAATTACACCCGCCATTTACCGTCAGCTTGCACAGGGCGACCGTACACGCAAAGTGGTAATTGACCTGGCCGTGCCCAATGATCTTGATCCCGAAATTCTGAATGCGTGGGATGTAAACCTCATTGCGGTAAACAACCTGCAGGAAGTGGCACAGGAGAACCTGAAAGAGCGCGAAAAAGAACTCGACCGCTGCAATGCCATCATTGGCGCATCGGCAGAAGCCTTCCGCACCGAACTTAAAACCCGCCGCATTGAACTGGCCATGCGCCATGTGCCCAGCAAGGTGAAAGAAATACGCGATACCGCCGTAAACAGCGTGTTTGCCCGCGAAATCGAACAGCTTGATCCGGCCTCGCGTGAACTGCTCGACCGGGTGCTGGGGTATGTGGAGAAAAAATACATCAGCGTGCCCATGAAAATGGCGCGCGAAATCCTTACTGCGGAAGCCGCACGCAGCTGA
- a CDS encoding tetratricopeptide repeat protein, which translates to MMCHAAFGQKTDSLEAVLRRSLEDTSRVRVLTALAWQLRTSDPGQASRRAQEALVLAGRLHDEKGQGDAWNVIGVVHYRRGEFVDAAAAHLKALGIRERIGDEEGSAISFINLGNVYSDQQNNKLALDHYMRAAGLLEKTGGTKRLGAVYLNIGTIYATDEKWGQALDFFREAKKLAIANGNRALEAQANNNIGVAYENTGRYDEARKAYAESYAIGQAEDDAPSMIDAGINIGNIYRLRKQYAEAMKQYDQAEALSRKTEYAEGLLAVYEVKAKTYREMQQFEKALVCQIRFKAISDSLFSIENTTKMNELTTRWQTERQERELLAREAELTKQREAERRATMRLWITAAVALLVLIFGTWAFYAYTQKQRAGELLAAQKREIEFKNEELAVKNKDITDSIVYSRRIQQALLPSAGYVQQLLPDSFVFYRPKDIVSGDFYWVESWGRRVLVAAADCTGHGVPGALLSVVGLNLLNQAVQVHGLSSPAPMLNAVNKSLAQALGQRQSGAGQMYSQVNDGMDIALLAIDRSEMQAEFAGANNPLWLVRGHELTEYRADRQPVGQHSDGEQRPFTSHSIALQPGDMLYIFSDGYADQFGGTTQKKFKQRRLRELLTEIAAQPAAQQRILLEDRFEEWKGSLEQVDDVLVIGIRV; encoded by the coding sequence ATGATGTGCCACGCGGCTTTCGGGCAGAAAACGGATAGTCTGGAAGCTGTACTCAGGCGCAGTCTGGAAGATACCTCGCGGGTGCGGGTGCTCACGGCGCTGGCCTGGCAGTTGCGCACGTCAGATCCGGGGCAGGCCAGCCGGCGTGCGCAGGAAGCGCTGGTGCTTGCCGGCAGGCTGCACGACGAAAAAGGGCAGGGCGATGCGTGGAATGTGATTGGCGTGGTGCATTACCGGCGTGGCGAATTTGTGGATGCGGCAGCAGCTCATTTAAAAGCGTTGGGTATTCGTGAACGCATTGGCGATGAAGAAGGCTCGGCCATCAGTTTCATCAATCTGGGCAATGTGTACAGCGATCAGCAGAACAATAAGCTGGCGCTTGATCATTACATGCGTGCGGCGGGACTGCTCGAAAAAACGGGTGGTACAAAGCGGCTGGGTGCGGTGTATCTGAACATTGGCACCATTTACGCCACCGACGAAAAATGGGGACAGGCGCTTGATTTTTTCCGCGAAGCAAAAAAACTGGCCATTGCCAATGGCAACCGCGCACTTGAAGCGCAGGCCAACAACAACATTGGCGTGGCCTACGAAAACACCGGCCGCTATGATGAAGCCCGGAAAGCCTACGCCGAATCCTACGCCATTGGTCAGGCCGAAGACGATGCGCCGAGTATGATTGATGCGGGCATTAACATTGGCAATATTTACCGCCTGCGCAAACAATATGCCGAGGCCATGAAGCAATACGACCAGGCCGAAGCACTGAGCCGCAAAACCGAATATGCCGAAGGCCTGCTGGCGGTGTACGAAGTAAAAGCCAAAACGTACCGCGAAATGCAGCAGTTTGAAAAGGCGCTGGTGTGCCAGATTCGTTTCAAGGCCATCAGCGATTCACTGTTCAGCATTGAGAATACAACCAAAATGAACGAGCTTACCACGCGCTGGCAAACCGAGCGGCAGGAACGTGAACTGCTGGCCCGCGAAGCCGAACTGACCAAACAGCGTGAGGCCGAGCGCCGAGCTACCATGCGTCTTTGGATTACAGCCGCGGTAGCTTTGCTGGTGCTTATTTTTGGTACGTGGGCGTTTTATGCCTACACGCAAAAGCAACGCGCAGGCGAACTGCTGGCTGCACAAAAACGCGAAATCGAATTTAAAAACGAAGAGCTGGCGGTAAAAAACAAAGACATTACCGACAGCATTGTGTATTCGCGGCGTATCCAGCAGGCGCTGCTGCCGTCGGCCGGTTACGTGCAGCAGCTCTTGCCCGATTCATTTGTGTTTTACCGGCCAAAGGATATTGTAAGCGGCGATTTTTACTGGGTAGAAAGCTGGGGCCGACGCGTGCTCGTAGCCGCGGCCGATTGTACCGGACATGGCGTGCCGGGTGCGCTGCTGAGTGTAGTCGGGCTTAATCTGCTTAATCAGGCCGTGCAGGTGCATGGGTTGTCGAGCCCGGCACCCATGCTTAACGCGGTAAACAAAAGCCTGGCGCAGGCCCTGGGACAGCGGCAAAGCGGAGCCGGGCAAATGTATTCGCAGGTGAACGACGGTATGGACATTGCCCTGCTGGCTATTGACCGCAGTGAAATGCAGGCTGAGTTTGCCGGAGCCAACAACCCGCTCTGGTTAGTGCGTGGCCACGAACTTACTGAATACCGCGCCGACCGCCAGCCCGTGGGGCAGCACAGCGACGGCGAGCAACGCCCCTTTACCAGCCACAGCATTGCACTGCAGCCCGGCGATATGCTCTATATTTTCAGCGATGGTTATGCCGACCAGTTTGGCGGTACTACGCAAAAGAAATTCAAACAACGCCGCCTGCGCGAACTGCTTACCGAAATTGCCGCCCAACCCGCCGCGCAGCAGCGCATCCTGCTCGAAGACCGGTTCGAAGAATGGAAAGGAAGCCTTGAGCAGGTGGATGATGTGCTGGTAATCGGCATTCGCGTGTGA
- the umuD gene encoding translesion error-prone DNA polymerase V autoproteolytic subunit → MSSRKKKATPQTPLLDVFMPDVTQRISLPLFQTPVSAGFPSPADDYEEKKLDLNEYLVSRPSSTFFVKVSGQSMTGAGIHDGDLLIVDRSATVADKKIVIGVVNGEFTVKRIRKKGTQLFLEPENPAFKPIEITGDMDFTIWGVVTYVIHKV, encoded by the coding sequence ATGAGCAGCCGAAAGAAAAAAGCAACTCCGCAAACACCCCTGCTTGACGTATTCATGCCTGATGTGACACAGCGTATTTCCCTGCCGCTGTTTCAAACTCCTGTATCAGCCGGCTTTCCTTCGCCTGCCGACGATTACGAAGAAAAGAAACTCGACCTCAACGAATATCTCGTTTCACGTCCGTCGTCCACATTTTTTGTAAAAGTAAGCGGGCAGTCAATGACCGGCGCCGGCATTCACGACGGCGATTTGCTGATTGTGGACCGCTCGGCCACTGTGGCCGATAAGAAGATTGTAATTGGTGTGGTGAATGGTGAGTTTACCGTGAAGCGCATCCGCAAAAAAGGCACGCAGCTTTTTCTGGAGCCGGAAAATCCGGCGTTTAAGCCGATTGAAATTACGGGGGATATGGATTTTACAATCTGGGGTGTGGTTACGTATGTAATTCACAAGGTGTAG
- a CDS encoding Crp/Fnr family transcriptional regulator, whose product MPKTLADYVEQYTPLSDEDRLVLEKEIEVKHFPKGTVLLREGEIARECYFVLSGCIREYQLINGEEKTTAFFTEGEAAASLISFSQQLPASHFFVCEEDTTATAGGPGSEEQFLARHPKFAEVIRIMLEQSFGKMKDNFARFITSSPEQRYLQLLEQRPGLLQRVPQHQLASYIGVTPESLSRIRKRITQRS is encoded by the coding sequence ATGCCAAAAACGCTTGCCGATTATGTGGAGCAGTACACGCCGCTGAGTGATGAAGACCGGCTGGTGCTTGAAAAGGAAATTGAAGTAAAGCATTTCCCCAAAGGCACTGTGCTGCTGCGCGAAGGCGAGATTGCGCGCGAGTGCTACTTTGTACTCTCGGGCTGCATCCGCGAATATCAGCTTATAAACGGTGAAGAAAAAACCACTGCATTTTTCACCGAAGGCGAAGCGGCTGCATCGCTCATCAGTTTCAGCCAGCAGCTGCCGGCCAGCCATTTCTTCGTGTGTGAAGAAGACACCACAGCCACAGCCGGCGGCCCGGGAAGCGAAGAACAATTCCTTGCCCGGCACCCGAAGTTTGCCGAGGTAATCCGCATCATGCTCGAACAAAGCTTCGGGAAAATGAAAGACAACTTTGCCCGTTTCATCACTTCCTCGCCCGAACAACGCTACCTGCAACTGCTCGAACAACGCCCCGGTTTACTGCAACGCGTACCGCAACACCAGCTGGCCAGCTACATCGGCGTAACTCCCGAATCGCTCAGCCGCATCCGCAAACGCATTACACAACGCAGCTGA
- a CDS encoding Y-family DNA polymerase, with amino-acid sequence MYAIVDCNNFFASCERVFRPDLRTRPVVVLSNNDGCIISRSAEAKKLGIKMGAPYFEVREQLEKNGVSVFSSNYALYGDFSHRVMNSLAEFVDREEDLEVYSIDEAFLHLAPLAQLHEPVAYCHTIRTTVERWTGIPVSIGIAPTKTLAKIANTIAKKYKGYGGVFHLDTQERLDKVLTATPAEDVWGVGRRLAEKLKQYGLYTAKQLRDCNDAFIRKTGGVVLLRTVHELRGTPCFFSDAVPDVRKGIASTRSFGKSVTTFEELREAVSTYVSRAAVKLRRQQSAAGSLYVYVRTSAFSDSEKYSRSLWRELPVHTDSTPELIHHATEMLREMYREGYQYKKAGVMLSQLIPRSSVQLNAFDTADRSRQSRAMRALDQINRIHGSDTLRIAASGQSREWSMKSDMKSGQYTTQWNELFVLKV; translated from the coding sequence ATGTACGCCATTGTTGACTGCAATAACTTCTTCGCTTCGTGCGAGCGCGTGTTCCGTCCCGACCTGCGCACGCGCCCGGTGGTGGTGCTTTCCAACAACGACGGCTGTATTATTTCGCGTTCGGCAGAGGCTAAGAAGCTGGGCATAAAAATGGGTGCACCGTATTTCGAAGTGCGCGAACAGCTGGAGAAAAACGGCGTGTCGGTGTTTTCGTCGAACTATGCCCTTTACGGCGATTTTTCGCACCGCGTGATGAATTCGCTGGCTGAGTTTGTGGACCGCGAGGAAGACCTTGAAGTGTATTCGATAGACGAGGCCTTTCTGCATCTTGCCCCGCTGGCTCAATTGCATGAGCCGGTGGCCTATTGCCACACAATACGCACCACGGTGGAGCGGTGGACGGGCATTCCGGTTTCGATAGGCATTGCACCCACCAAAACGCTGGCTAAGATTGCCAACACCATTGCCAAGAAGTACAAAGGCTATGGCGGCGTGTTTCATCTCGATACGCAGGAGCGTTTAGACAAAGTACTTACCGCCACGCCTGCCGAAGATGTATGGGGCGTAGGCCGCCGTCTGGCCGAAAAGCTGAAGCAATACGGCCTTTATACCGCAAAGCAGCTGCGCGACTGCAACGATGCCTTTATCCGCAAAACCGGCGGCGTGGTGCTGTTGCGCACCGTACACGAACTGCGCGGTACGCCCTGCTTTTTTTCCGATGCCGTGCCCGATGTGCGCAAAGGCATTGCCAGCACACGTTCGTTTGGCAAATCCGTAACCACATTTGAAGAGCTGCGCGAAGCTGTATCCACCTACGTATCGCGCGCGGCCGTGAAACTGCGCAGGCAACAGTCGGCGGCGGGCTCGCTGTATGTGTATGTGCGCACCAGCGCATTCAGCGACAGTGAAAAATACAGCCGCAGCCTCTGGCGCGAACTTCCGGTACACACCGACAGTACGCCCGAACTCATTCACCACGCCACCGAAATGCTGCGCGAAATGTACCGCGAAGGCTACCAGTACAAAAAAGCCGGTGTGATGCTCTCGCAACTCATCCCGCGCAGCAGCGTACAACTCAACGCATTCGACACCGCCGACCGTTCGCGCCAAAGCCGCGCCATGCGCGCCCTCGATCAGATAAACCGTATTCACGGCAGTGATACACTGCGCATCGCTGCCTCCGGCCAAAGCCGCGAATGGAGCATGAAATCAGACATGAAATCGGGGCAATACACCACGCAGTGGAATGAGTTGTTTGTGCTGAAGGTGTAG
- a CDS encoding DUF4919 domain-containing protein — protein sequence MKIRTLFLTLLFPLFIHAETEFIKPDRAAIEKAITDSTADTYYPKLLKRYNDFDSTLTVEEYRLLYYGFVFQPGYSGYDNHNKKEIQEELSAGMNSAASRLCDSVFKKIPISLQTNYYKSLALIRMGKTGEPVQKYARRYRGLRDAILQTGDGKTKETALHVIFVTDEYHLMYFHFDLDQIKSQSLIYPCDMFVVKKNKNYRGKKIWFDISEAFNAMSKQLRKESGE from the coding sequence ATGAAAATCCGTACACTTTTTCTCACACTGCTTTTCCCGCTTTTTATTCACGCCGAAACTGAATTTATCAAACCAGATCGCGCAGCAATAGAAAAAGCCATTACCGATTCAACCGCTGATACCTATTACCCAAAACTCCTGAAACGGTACAACGATTTTGATTCTACGCTTACCGTAGAAGAATACCGGCTGTTGTATTACGGATTTGTATTTCAGCCCGGCTATTCGGGTTATGACAATCACAACAAAAAAGAAATTCAGGAAGAGCTCAGTGCCGGTATGAACAGCGCAGCATCTCGCCTCTGCGATTCGGTATTTAAAAAAATCCCCATCAGTTTACAAACCAATTACTATAAATCGCTTGCGCTGATACGCATGGGAAAAACCGGAGAGCCGGTGCAGAAATATGCACGCCGCTATCGCGGATTACGCGATGCTATTTTACAAACCGGCGACGGGAAAACAAAAGAAACAGCCTTGCACGTAATTTTTGTGACGGACGAATATCACCTCATGTATTTTCATTTTGATCTTGATCAGATAAAGTCACAATCGCTTATTTATCCCTGCGACATGTTTGTGGTGAAGAAAAATAAAAACTACCGCGGCAAAAAAATCTGGTTTGATATTTCGGAGGCATTCAACGCCATGTCGAAACAACTTCGTAAAGAAAGCGGGGAGTAA
- a CDS encoding alpha/beta hydrolase, translated as MFNSNFIDHLRFARKPTTAYWNINATLLDTDFGTVRVFDTGGEKPVLINAPDGPNVIEHQLALIEQLSKSFRVICFEFPGVGFSYPSRRFNYSIDHGAALILQVMDILGIARAVFAFSCSNGYYAIKATERFPERVTHLFLSQTPSFEALQQWSEKSIPKSLRVPVLGQTMNAVYAKKFAAIWYKYALPKGANRNPFVQTAHHALGQRGCFCLSGLVQGLNRESSASLHPLHAPATLVWGKLDFTHRHTAPDTIHTHLPGCEIIEFAQCGHFPELENTTQYATLIRERVLR; from the coding sequence ATGTTCAATAGCAATTTCATCGATCATCTTCGTTTTGCCCGAAAACCCACAACTGCATACTGGAATATCAACGCCACGTTGCTTGATACTGACTTTGGCACTGTACGCGTATTTGATACCGGCGGCGAGAAGCCTGTGCTGATTAATGCGCCCGACGGACCGAATGTAATTGAACATCAGCTTGCGTTGATTGAACAGCTTTCAAAATCATTCCGGGTAATTTGTTTTGAGTTTCCCGGTGTGGGTTTTTCCTATCCTTCACGCCGCTTCAATTATTCGATTGATCATGGCGCCGCGCTTATTCTGCAGGTTATGGATATACTTGGTATTGCGCGTGCGGTGTTTGCCTTTTCGTGCTCAAACGGCTACTACGCCATAAAAGCCACCGAACGTTTTCCCGAACGTGTAACACATCTTTTTCTCTCACAAACACCATCGTTTGAAGCACTGCAGCAATGGAGCGAAAAATCAATCCCTAAATCGCTGCGGGTGCCTGTGCTCGGACAAACGATGAATGCGGTGTATGCCAAAAAGTTTGCAGCAATCTGGTACAAATATGCCCTGCCCAAAGGAGCCAACAGAAATCCGTTTGTACAAACTGCACACCATGCACTCGGCCAACGCGGCTGCTTCTGTCTCTCAGGACTGGTGCAGGGCTTAAACCGCGAATCATCGGCCTCGCTTCATCCTTTACACGCGCCAGCCACATTGGTTTGGGGTAAACTTGATTTCACACACCGCCATACCGCCCCCGACACAATTCACACACATTTGCCGGGCTGCGAAATTATTGAGTTTGCACAGTGTGGTCATTTCCCTGAACTTGAAAATACTACACAGTATGCCACACTTATTCGTGAGCGGGTTTTGCGGTAA
- a CDS encoding GNAT family N-acetyltransferase → MNNTMHLHHQTPNLLLRPLRAADAPAIYTFYSTPEMMAWRGAAVFTTPDEAEALLFHWRKLEALQRGFRVGIAWKETGQLIGTAGFKHIDHTHHSGEIGYELLPAFWNRGYMTEAMQPLIAQTAARYQLHTVTANIDPGHTASKRVLEKLGFVQEAHYRENYFFERWWDSAIWVKHL, encoded by the coding sequence GTGAATAACACCATGCACCTGCACCACCAAACACCCAACCTCCTCCTGCGTCCGCTGCGCGCAGCAGATGCCCCCGCCATTTACACCTTCTACTCCACCCCCGAAATGATGGCCTGGCGCGGCGCAGCCGTATTCACTACACCTGATGAAGCCGAAGCCCTGCTCTTTCACTGGCGCAAACTGGAAGCCTTGCAACGCGGCTTTCGGGTGGGCATTGCATGGAAGGAAACCGGCCAGCTCATTGGCACGGCCGGATTCAAACACATTGACCACACCCACCACAGCGGCGAAATTGGCTACGAACTTTTGCCGGCCTTCTGGAACCGCGGCTACATGACCGAAGCCATGCAACCCCTGATTGCGCAGACCGCCGCACGTTACCAGCTGCACACCGTGACCGCCAACATAGACCCCGGCCACACCGCCAGCAAACGCGTGCTCGAAAAGCTGGGCTTTGTGCAGGAAGCGCATTACCGCGAAAATTACTTCTTTGAGCGCTGGTGGGATTCGGCCATCTGGGTGAAGCATTTATAG